Sequence from the Thermococcus nautili genome:
GACCTCGTCGTGAGGCGCTTCTTAGCTCTCTTCATGGAGCCGGCGGTGAGGGAGAGCGTGAAGGTAATCATAAACTCCAACGGCCACCGCTTCGTCCTGAGCGGTGCGAGAACCCTCAAGGAGGGCTGGCTGAAGGTTTACGGGAAATACGTCAAGTTCGACGAGATTATTTTGCCCCAGTTCAGGGAAGGCGAGCCTGTCAAGGTCGTCCAGATTAAGCGCGAGAAGAAGAAAACCAAGCCTCCAGCGAGGTATTCTCCAGCGGCCGTAATCAAGAAGATGGAGGATTTGGGCATCGGAACGAAGGCGACGCGCGCGCAAATCCTTGAAACGCTTTATAACAGGGGCTACATCGAGGGCAAGAAGAAGATAAAGGTTACACCGCTGGGAATGCGCGTCGTTGAGGCCCTTGAGAAGAACGTCCCAGACATAGTCAGCGTTGAACTCACGAGGGCCTTCGAGGAGAAGATGGAGGAGATAATGGCCGGGAAGGCAAAGAGAGACGAGGTAATAGAGGAGAGCAAAGAACAGCTGATTAAAATCCTGAAAGTCTTCAAGGAGAAGGAGCTCGACATCGGCAGGATGCTCCTTGAGACAACCGGAACGGGCGTTACGACCTCGAAGGATTCAGTCAGAGTGGAGAAATCGAAGTCCCAGTCCGGGGCTTCTGGAGCTTCCGCGAAATCCGGGACGGAAGAGCCGAAGAAGACCAAGTCCCCTGAGAGGCAGAGGCTCGTCCTCGGAAAGTGCCCCAAGTGCGGTGGCGACTTGGTTCTCAAGTACAACAGGAAAACCGGCAAGCGCTTCGTTGGCTGCTCCAACTGGCCGAAGTGCAACGTCACATATCCAATCCTCCAGCGCGGTGAGGTGATTCCCACCGGCAAGACCTGTTGCAACGGCGCTCCAGTGGTGAAGATTCGTGAGAAGGGCAGGGAGTACGAGATTTGCCTCGACATGAACTGCAAGGACTGGAAGCGATAGCCTTATCTTTACTTATGCGGAATCCCCATCATGGACGAGTGGGAGAGAACTGCAAAGGTTCTGCTGGCCAACGCCCGCGAGTTCCTTGAAAGGCTCCGCGACGAGGTCAGGCTGAACGAGGTAACGGTGGCGAGCCTCCTCGACGTCCAGTCAACCTTCGTCCTTGGCCTGGCGGACGCGAGCCTTTACGCCTTCTCTATCGGGCGAGATGAAGTCGTAGAGAGCTCTTACAGGCTATTCCTGGAGGGGTTGGAGGTTCTCAAGGCGGGTCACCTCTTCATAAGCGAACCGGAGCTCGACCTGTGGCTTTCTCCCCTCAGGGAGATGAACCCGGAGAGGGGTTTTTCCCTCGACAGGCGCTTTTCCCTCCTCGGGGAGCCGAAGCCGACGATGGTCTGGGCCAATCGCGTGGTTCAGCTCAGGAACGCCCTCCACGGAAAACCCGTTAGGGACCCTCTCAGGAGCATCGGCTACGGGATAGGCGAGGGCGATAGGCGCTTTCCGGTTCTGTTGAAGGCAGTCAGAAGGCTTTACACGCTTTACCCTGCTCCAATAGATGAGACCGCGAGGCTTTTGGCCCTCGAGCTCGGGTTGGGGCTCGATGAGAAACCGCTGGAATGCTCCAACGGAACCTGCGAAGAGATAACGGAACTGCCGGACGTTTCGGCCTTTAGAAAAACGGTTTCCGGGGATGTTGAGCTCTACTACCTCATCGAGAACTCCAAAGATATTAGCTCGCCATGGGGAAGCCTTAGCGTTGGGAAGGCGAGGGAGATAGTGGTCTTCTCAAGGAAGAAGGGAAAAGGGTTCAGGTTCAGAGGAGCTCCTTGAGGAGCTTTATCCTCCTCGGGCTCAGGAGAACCTTCGGGTGCTTGAGGAGGGCCTTTATGACCTCTCCGTAGTCTCCACCTGCTATCTTCTCCGCGTCGGCGCCGCTGAGAATCTGTATGAAGAGGTCGAGGTCTTCATCAGTGAGCTTCTCGGTAACGCGCCTGACCTTCAGAACTCTTTCGAGCCTCTTTCCGTCGGTCTCCCACCACTCCTTGGTGTAGTTCTGGAGTAGCGAGAGGTTCTCCTCTTCCAGAGCTTTGACAATCCACTTGCTCGCTATCGTTCCGGCTTCCATCGCTTCCGCCATTCCGCCGCCGTGCATCGGGTTGACCTGCCTCGCGGCGTCGCCGACGACGAGGACGTTGTCCTTCACGAGCTCCTTGACGAAGCCTCCAACTGGAACGACACCGACGTTCACCTCGAGGAGCTTCTTAGCTGGGATATTGTTCTCCTTCAGCCACTTGTCGAGATAGTACTTGGCAGTCTTTGGATTGTCCGAGTTGATTCCTATTCCCACGTTGGCTCTGTCCTCGTCCTTCGGGAAGACCCAGACGTAACCTCTCGGGGCTATCTCGTTGCCGAACCAGAGGTGTATGAGGTCGGGGTCGAAGCCCTCGATGAGCATCTCGTACTCGTAGCTCGAATCGAACTCGTGTGGCGGAGCGTAGGTGTTTATACCGGCCTTCCTCGCTATCGTGCTCTCGACGCCATCAGCCGCGACGATAACGTCGGCGTAAATCTCAATCGGCTCGTCCTCGTGCTTGGCCTTGATTCCAACGACCTTTCCGTCCTTCCTTATGACGTCCAAAGCTTCAGTCCTCGCGAGAACGTCTGCTCCAGCTTTAGCGGCGTAGTAGGCGAGCATCTTGTCGAAGACCTTCCTCTCGAGGATAACACCGCTGACGTCCTTATAGCGGAGTTCGAGCTCGTAACCGCTCGGGGAGTAGAGTTTCGCCCCGTAAATCTCGCGGTTGATGAAGCGCTTGTCGTAGGGGATGTCGTACTTCTCGAAGACCTTTATGCTTATGCCCTCGGCGCACTGCTTTGGAGTTCCGATGGCCCACTTCTTGTCAATCATGAGAACGGAGTAGCCGGCCTTTGCGACGTTTCTCGCCACTATGGGCCCTGCTATTCCTGCCCCAACGACGACGACGTCGTACTTCCAGCTCATGCTTTCACCTCCAGGGGCTCGGCGCTCAGAGCTCCAACCGGGCAGGCGTTGATGCATATCTTACAGCTTATGCACTTGTCCTGCAGAAACTCCCAGCCGCTTGAGTGCACCTCTATAGCCAAAGTCGGGCAGACTCCGGCACAGCCACCGCAGAGGTAACAGCGGTCTTCGTTAACGACGATTTTAATCTTCTCCGGCATCGTCTTCACCGCCGAGCTTTGCCTTTAACCTCTCGTCATCTATCGTTATAACGCCGTCTTTTATTCTTAACGGAACGAACCTGTCCAGCTCGCTTGCCTTCTGGAGCACCTCCCTCTCCTTGAGGTTGAGCCTGTCGCTGAGCTCGTCAACGGTGGCCGAGCCGTTGAGGAGAACGTAGTGGAGGATTGCCAGCTGGGTCATGTCGCCGATTTCCTTTAGGTAGGTCTCCTTAATCATCGCCATGAGTCTGTCTCTACGGCCCTCTATCGCCTGAAGCTCCTTGAGGACTTCCTCAAGCTTTCTGGTTAAAGTTCTGAAGGTTAGAATCATCTCATCTAGGTTTTTGGGCTCTTCTGGAAGCTCTATCGAGACCTCCGGCTCCTCGCTCAGGTCAAGACCGCGGTACCAGAAGATGTTGGGGGTTATCGTGACGACGTAGGTTTTGGCGATGTTTATGTCGTAGTACTTCCTCGCGGGGCCGATGAAGGGACCCTCACGCTCGTAGGATTTGAGTATCCCCTCGCGCTCCATTATTTTAAGGTGCTTTGCCACGGCCGTTGAGGAGACGCTAACCTTACTGCTCAGAAAACTGAAGTAGCACTCGGTGCAGGTGAGGTGGCTGAGCAAATCGCGCCTCACCTTGTTCCCGAGGATGTAGAAAATGTCGGGTTCATTCATGGCCCACACCCACCCAAACCTGTGACGTAAAGCTTATATATTGGACATTAAACTTAAGGTTGCAAACCAGGGGATTTTCACCCGGAGAAAATGGTTCGCGAGGATTATAAACCTTTAGATGGAGGTGTGATGAATGGGA
This genomic interval carries:
- a CDS encoding DUF362 domain-containing protein; translation: MPEKIKIVVNEDRCYLCGGCAGVCPTLAIEVHSSGWEFLQDKCISCKICINACPVGALSAEPLEVKA
- the surR gene encoding sulfur metabolism transcriptional regulator SurR, whose amino-acid sequence is MNEPDIFYILGNKVRRDLLSHLTCTECYFSFLSSKVSVSSTAVAKHLKIMEREGILKSYEREGPFIGPARKYYDINIAKTYVVTITPNIFWYRGLDLSEEPEVSIELPEEPKNLDEMILTFRTLTRKLEEVLKELQAIEGRRDRLMAMIKETYLKEIGDMTQLAILHYVLLNGSATVDELSDRLNLKEREVLQKASELDRFVPLRIKDGVITIDDERLKAKLGGEDDAGED
- a CDS encoding geranylgeranyl reductase family protein; the protein is MSWKYDVVVVGAGIAGPIVARNVAKAGYSVLMIDKKWAIGTPKQCAEGISIKVFEKYDIPYDKRFINREIYGAKLYSPSGYELELRYKDVSGVILERKVFDKMLAYYAAKAGADVLARTEALDVIRKDGKVVGIKAKHEDEPIEIYADVIVAADGVESTIARKAGINTYAPPHEFDSSYEYEMLIEGFDPDLIHLWFGNEIAPRGYVWVFPKDEDRANVGIGINSDNPKTAKYYLDKWLKENNIPAKKLLEVNVGVVPVGGFVKELVKDNVLVVGDAARQVNPMHGGGMAEAMEAGTIASKWIVKALEEENLSLLQNYTKEWWETDGKRLERVLKVRRVTEKLTDEDLDLFIQILSGADAEKIAGGDYGEVIKALLKHPKVLLSPRRIKLLKELL